The genomic region TGGGATCAAACGTCGTTACATAAGCAGAGAATACAAAATGAAGATCCTGCAGGAATATAACAGTTGTACACGAGTTGGTGAAAAAGGAGAGTTGTTGCGACGTGAAGGTCTCTATTCGTCATCGGTCACTGCTTGGCGGCGGCAGTTGCTGAAAGGTAGTTTAGATAATCAGCGACTGTTAGCGATTGAAGTAGAAAATCAGCGGTTAAGGCGGGAATTAGACATCGCCCAAAAAGTCATTGATGTTCAAAAAAAAATCTTAGACATCTCCGAACTTGGTTTAAACAGGAAATAAAAGATGTTTATATTAAATCAGTTCAGTTTTTGGGCCTGGATATAGATATGAAAACATCCTGTTATTTAATGGGAATATCGCGCTCCACCTACTATTTCTGGCAGAGTAAAAAGGAAGATGAGAAGCCGTGTCCCCGCAAGCAATATAGCGCCAGTCATGTGATGAGTGATTTCGAAAGGGCGTTCGTAATATCGTTGCTGTTATCCGAAGAATACATGGACAAAACGCCTTATGAAATCTATTTCAGTGAACTGGACCGGGGGAATTATTACTGCTCAATCCGCACGATGTATCGTTTGTTGGCGAAGAGGGAACTGGTCGTTGAACGGCGGCGGGGACATCGGCGGATGAATTATTCTAAGCCGGAATTGCTGGCGAACAAGCCGAACCAGGTCTGGAGTTGGGATATTACCAAATTGAAAGGTCCGCAGAAATGGATGTTTTACTATCTGTATGTTATTCTGGATATTTACAGCCGATATGTAGTCGGTTGGCTGATTGCCCGGCGTGAATCGGCCCTTTTGGCCAAGGAGTTGATCGAAGTCACTTGTGATCGACAGGGTATCGAGACCAATCAGTTAACCATCCATTCGGATCGCGGCGCTCCCATGAAGTCAAATAGCGTGACTCAATTAATGGATACACTGAATGTGACGAAATCCTTAAGCCGTCCCCACGTGAGTAATGACAATCCTTATTCGGAGAGTCATTTTAAGACATTGAAGTATAGACCGGACTTTCCGGAACGTTTTGGCTCGATACAGGATGCACGCGAAATATGTAGAAAATTCTTTGAATGGTATAACTGCGAACATTATCATTCCGGATTAAATTATCT from bacterium harbors:
- a CDS encoding IS3 family transposase, with amino-acid sequence MKTSCYLMGISRSTYYFWQSKKEDEKPCPRKQYSASHVMSDFERAFVISLLLSEEYMDKTPYEIYFSELDRGNYYCSIRTMYRLLAKRELVVERRRGHRRMNYSKPELLANKPNQVWSWDITKLKGPQKWMFYYLYVILDIYSRYVVGWLIARRESALLAKELIEVTCDRQGIETNQLTIHSDRGAPMKSNSVTQLMDTLNVTKSLSRPHVSNDNPYSESHFKTLKYRPDFPERFGSIQDAREICRKFFEWYNCEHYHSGLNYLTPYSVHYGESMKSVQQRQQTLSEAYRRFPERFRNGKPKVSGQPIEVWINKPEKKENQMITLNVSNFS